The following coding sequences are from one uncultured Cohaesibacter sp. window:
- the ugpC gene encoding sn-glycerol-3-phosphate ABC transporter ATP-binding protein UgpC, with the protein MSALTLKNVYKTFGETEVLKDISIEVEQGEFVVFVGPSGCGKSTLLRVIAGLEDATAGEVHIDGKLVNLVPPSKRGIAMVFQSYALYPHLNVANNMSLALKQEGVSKAEIAERVQEASRMLQLDDYLKRFPSELSGGQRQRVAIGRAVVRQPKLFLLDEPLSNLDAALRVSTRLEIANLHKQLDATMIYVTHDQTEAMTLADKIVVLRDGRVEQIGSPMELYNKPANKFVAGFLGSPAMNFLPASLLNKGDERMMGLRPEYIYLADDGPLSAKVQHVEQLGGDTNVIAMVGDHQVTVRLFGQHAIKPDQDLKLGFDAENLLYFDADS; encoded by the coding sequence ATGAGCGCACTTACTCTGAAAAATGTTTATAAAACCTTTGGTGAAACCGAGGTGCTCAAGGATATCAGCATCGAGGTGGAGCAGGGTGAGTTCGTCGTTTTCGTCGGTCCGTCCGGCTGTGGCAAGTCAACCTTGCTGCGGGTGATTGCCGGGCTTGAGGATGCCACAGCGGGCGAGGTTCATATCGACGGCAAACTTGTCAATCTCGTGCCGCCCTCCAAGCGCGGTATCGCCATGGTGTTCCAGTCCTATGCCCTTTATCCGCATCTTAATGTCGCCAACAACATGTCGCTGGCGCTAAAGCAGGAAGGGGTTAGCAAGGCCGAGATCGCCGAACGCGTGCAGGAGGCCAGTCGCATGCTGCAGTTGGATGATTATCTCAAGCGCTTCCCCTCTGAGCTTTCCGGCGGTCAGCGACAGCGTGTTGCCATTGGCCGTGCGGTCGTGCGCCAGCCAAAGCTGTTTCTGCTTGATGAACCGCTCTCCAACCTTGATGCAGCTTTGCGCGTCAGCACCCGACTGGAGATTGCCAATCTTCACAAGCAGCTGGATGCCACGATGATCTATGTGACCCATGATCAGACAGAGGCAATGACGCTGGCTGACAAGATTGTCGTCTTGCGTGATGGGCGCGTCGAGCAAATTGGTAGCCCGATGGAGCTTTACAACAAACCGGCGAACAAGTTTGTGGCTGGCTTTCTTGGCTCTCCTGCAATGAATTTTCTGCCTGCATCCCTGCTCAACAAGGGCGACGAGCGGATGATGGGGCTGCGACCGGAATATATCTATCTGGCTGATGATGGCCCACTTTCAGCCAAGGTGCAGCATGTGGAGCAACTTGGAGGCGACACCAACGTTATCGCCATGGTCGGGGACCATCAGGTGACTGTTCGTTTGTTCGGGCAACATGCAATCAAACCGGATCAGGATTTGAAGCTGGGGTTCGATGCGGAAAATCTGCTCTATTTTGACGCCGATTCTTGA
- a CDS encoding Crp/Fnr family transcriptional regulator — protein MTDLLNKSFVSRLPWLDVPATKLEDLFEANGAHRRIHKGGVVKHAQEPNEYLHFLKSGLCYNFTINDEGAKNISRLLTPGSIFGEVTSVVGPNGASLTYTHAVVDSDIYMIKYSAFLDLIVGDKDLVHYALESYAWRVGAYNLSIFIKNTFSIEQRIAHLLISISDDSSDQSEDGLRKLYFQLTHQQIGEMVGVSRETVSRTLSKWKKMHLTSGQGELTINVTRLKQVLQS, from the coding sequence TTGACTGATTTACTAAACAAAAGCTTTGTGAGCAGATTGCCGTGGCTGGATGTTCCCGCAACAAAACTGGAAGATTTGTTTGAAGCGAACGGGGCGCATCGCAGAATTCATAAGGGTGGAGTTGTCAAGCACGCGCAAGAGCCCAATGAATATCTGCATTTTTTGAAGTCCGGTCTTTGCTATAACTTCACAATCAATGATGAAGGCGCGAAGAATATCAGCAGACTATTGACGCCGGGGAGCATCTTCGGCGAGGTGACTTCTGTCGTTGGGCCCAATGGTGCTTCTTTGACTTATACGCACGCAGTGGTGGATTCTGATATTTATATGATCAAGTATTCCGCATTTTTGGACTTGATCGTGGGAGATAAGGATCTCGTTCATTACGCTCTGGAGTCCTATGCCTGGCGCGTTGGTGCCTACAATCTATCGATTTTTATCAAGAATACTTTTTCTATTGAACAACGTATTGCGCACCTGCTGATATCCATTTCTGATGATAGCAGTGATCAGAGTGAGGACGGCTTAAGGAAACTCTATTTTCAGCTAACCCATCAGCAGATTGGGGAGATGGTGGGGGTGTCTAGAGAGACTGTTTCCCGCACACTCTCTAAGTGGAAGAAGATGCATCTGACCTCGGGTCAGGGTGAACTGACGATCAATGTGACCAGATTGAAACAAGTTCTGCAATCTTGA
- a CDS encoding efflux RND transporter permease subunit, which yields MIRYFAKHPTAANLLMVGILLIGILALPKLQRDTFPATDPTQVEVRVSYPGATALDVEEAVCLRFEEALGVIPDKLEMTCEARENLAIAVATMIEGRNFDTFYNDIKSEIEAITGFPDNVERPTVTKMERTATISTIAITGIDDPGSLFAYADQVLSRVMRNKQIAQATMKGFADPLIDIRVSETALRDLGLSITDVATAIKAQSVDLPAGTLETKSGDLVLRYADQRRKPREFGELVIKSSDDGGIVRLKDIATIAKTFEFAEDKVTFNGKRAALIEIAKTPNQDTLKIKALIDDILANERKMAPPGVSLDISQDVSPNIVDRLRILTDNGIQGLVLVFLTMWVFFSLRYSFWVAMGLPVSFLGAIFAMQGLGYTLNTMTMVGLIVSTGLLMDDAIVISENIGARLKKGENELEAAVNGTKQVLPSVVSSFLTTILIVGPLALMAGKIGAVLNVLPVILVITLAISLIEAFLILPSHLYHSLKKQGDKKQSRFHAAFERGFERFRTGVFGRMIDWAVSWRYLTTGVIIGLLIISFSAFTSGMLKFRSFPNLESDTIQARILMPQGTPLSETEQAVQQVVEALDKVNKEFAPLQKDGQDLVNNVLVYYGVNVDANEKGPHLATISADLLRAQDREGSLQDMLSKWRKYTGPVPGSLAMKFTDKERGVAGNAIDIRLRGNNLEQIKQAGNELKAFLYSYNGVVDVLDDLRPGKPEFIVKLHDDAGGLGLTAKSVSEELRAIIQGNTGLEIQTGRYGVDVRVRLANGAIDSRGGINSIYITASDGSKIPLSTVADVIESRGYARINRVDGQRTVTIQGSIKPSVVNARELMAEVKNKFLPELKKKYPEVSPAFNGQGKEAATTGSSLLTNFYIGLAFVFILLSFQFRSYILPLVVLAAIPLGAIGMVIGHLLMGLDISIPSLVGLATLSGVVVNNSILLVSFIHEEMEAGHDALEATKQAAKARFRAVVMTSLTTIAGLLPLLAETSTQAQFLIPLVNSLAFGLLTATVLSLFLVPSLFAILTDFGYGRKKA from the coding sequence ATGATCCGCTACTTCGCCAAACACCCCACGGCAGCCAATCTGCTGATGGTCGGCATTTTGCTGATCGGCATTCTGGCACTACCAAAACTTCAACGCGACACCTTTCCAGCCACTGACCCGACACAGGTAGAAGTGCGCGTGAGCTATCCCGGCGCAACGGCACTCGATGTTGAAGAGGCGGTATGCCTGCGCTTTGAAGAAGCCCTCGGTGTAATCCCTGACAAGTTGGAAATGACCTGCGAAGCACGGGAAAACCTGGCCATCGCCGTTGCCACCATGATTGAAGGGCGCAACTTCGATACATTTTACAATGACATCAAGAGTGAAATCGAAGCGATCACCGGCTTTCCAGACAATGTAGAGCGCCCCACCGTCACCAAAATGGAGCGTACGGCAACGATCTCGACCATCGCGATTACGGGCATTGACGATCCGGGCAGCCTGTTTGCCTATGCCGACCAGGTCCTTAGCCGCGTCATGCGCAACAAGCAGATCGCGCAGGCAACCATGAAGGGCTTTGCCGATCCGCTGATAGACATTCGGGTCTCGGAAACTGCCTTGAGAGATCTCGGTCTCAGCATTACCGACGTTGCCACTGCAATCAAGGCGCAGAGCGTTGACCTGCCAGCAGGCACGCTGGAGACAAAGAGCGGCGATCTGGTTCTGCGATATGCTGACCAGCGGCGCAAACCCCGAGAATTTGGCGAACTTGTCATCAAAAGCTCTGACGATGGCGGCATCGTTCGCCTCAAGGATATTGCAACGATTGCCAAGACCTTCGAGTTTGCCGAAGACAAGGTTACCTTTAACGGCAAACGCGCAGCCCTTATCGAGATCGCCAAAACGCCAAATCAGGATACCTTGAAGATCAAGGCTCTTATCGACGACATTCTGGCCAATGAGAGAAAGATGGCACCTCCGGGCGTCAGCCTTGATATCTCACAGGATGTCTCGCCCAACATCGTCGACCGCCTACGCATCCTCACCGACAACGGCATTCAAGGTCTTGTGTTGGTGTTCCTGACCATGTGGGTATTCTTCTCCTTACGCTACAGCTTCTGGGTGGCCATGGGCCTGCCGGTCTCCTTCCTTGGCGCCATTTTTGCCATGCAGGGACTGGGCTACACGCTCAACACGATGACCATGGTCGGACTGATTGTCTCCACCGGCCTGCTCATGGATGATGCCATTGTGATATCGGAAAATATCGGGGCACGGCTCAAAAAAGGCGAGAATGAGCTTGAAGCTGCGGTTAATGGCACCAAACAAGTCCTGCCAAGCGTGGTATCATCCTTCCTGACGACCATCCTGATCGTCGGCCCTCTAGCCCTGATGGCAGGCAAGATCGGCGCTGTTCTCAATGTGTTGCCGGTTATTCTGGTCATCACGCTGGCAATCAGCCTCATTGAAGCTTTCCTTATTCTGCCATCGCACCTTTATCATTCGCTCAAAAAGCAAGGCGACAAAAAGCAGTCACGGTTCCATGCGGCCTTCGAACGAGGTTTCGAGCGGTTCAGAACCGGCGTTTTCGGCCGCATGATCGACTGGGCCGTTTCATGGCGCTATCTTACGACAGGCGTCATCATTGGGCTTCTCATCATTTCCTTCTCGGCCTTTACAAGCGGCATGCTGAAATTCCGCTCTTTCCCCAATCTGGAAAGCGACACAATCCAGGCCCGCATCCTGATGCCGCAAGGCACCCCGCTTTCGGAAACAGAACAAGCGGTGCAGCAGGTTGTCGAAGCGCTGGACAAGGTCAACAAGGAATTTGCACCCCTACAAAAAGATGGTCAGGATCTCGTGAACAATGTGCTGGTCTATTATGGCGTCAATGTCGACGCCAACGAAAAGGGACCTCATCTGGCCACCATCAGTGCTGACCTGCTACGCGCGCAAGATCGCGAAGGCTCCTTGCAGGACATGCTCTCCAAATGGCGCAAATATACCGGTCCGGTTCCAGGCAGCCTTGCCATGAAATTCACCGATAAGGAACGCGGCGTTGCGGGCAATGCTATTGACATCCGCTTGCGTGGCAACAATCTGGAACAGATCAAACAGGCTGGCAACGAGCTCAAGGCATTCCTTTACAGCTACAACGGCGTGGTGGATGTGCTTGATGACCTGCGGCCGGGCAAACCGGAGTTCATCGTCAAGCTGCATGATGATGCCGGCGGACTTGGCCTGACGGCCAAATCGGTCTCCGAAGAACTGCGTGCAATTATTCAGGGCAACACGGGGCTTGAAATCCAGACCGGTCGTTATGGCGTCGATGTGCGCGTGCGCCTTGCCAACGGAGCCATCGACAGCCGCGGCGGTATCAACTCGATCTATATTACCGCTTCGGATGGCTCTAAAATTCCGCTCTCCACTGTGGCAGATGTGATTGAAAGCCGCGGCTACGCCCGGATCAACAGAGTGGATGGCCAGCGCACGGTTACAATTCAGGGTTCCATCAAACCGAGCGTTGTCAACGCTCGCGAACTGATGGCAGAAGTGAAAAACAAATTCCTGCCGGAATTGAAGAAGAAATATCCGGAAGTCTCTCCGGCGTTCAATGGCCAGGGCAAGGAAGCGGCGACCACAGGCAGCTCTCTGCTTACTAACTTCTACATCGGGCTGGCCTTTGTCTTCATCCTGCTAAGCTTCCAGTTCCGCAGCTATATCCTGCCGCTGGTGGTCTTGGCTGCCATTCCACTTGGGGCCATTGGCATGGTCATCGGGCACCTCTTGATGGGGCTGGATATTTCCATTCCGAGCCTTGTTGGCCTTGCGACGCTTTCCGGTGTCGTCGTCAACAACTCCATATTGCTCGTGTCCTTCATTCATGAGGAGATGGAAGCTGGGCATGATGCCTTGGAAGCAACCAAACAGGCGGCGAAAGCACGTTTCAGAGCCGTCGTTATGACCTCGCTGACCACAATCGCCGGTTTGCTACCACTTCTCGCCGAGACCAGCACGCAGGCGCAATTCCTGATCCCGCTGGTCAACAGCCTTGCCTTTGGCCTCCTGACGGCAACCGTGCTGTCCCTGTTCCTTGTTCCAAGCCTGTTTGCCATTCTGACCGATTTTGGCTACGGCAGAAAAAAAGCCTGA
- a CDS encoding Gfo/Idh/MocA family oxidoreductase, producing MIRTLIAGLGNMGYAHALAHHNHPDSEIVALVNRTGEVPEGPLSGYPMFVDFYAGLEAVKPDLVVIATYTDTHVDFACAAMEAGAHVFVEKPLSMTVEGAKRVVETAKRSGKKLVVGYILRHHPSWVRFVSEARNLGGPYVFRLNLNQQSSGHEWETHKALMQTTSPIVDCGVHYVDVMCQITDARPVRVNGIGLRLSDEIGPDMYNYGQLQVSFADGSVGWYEAGWGPMMSETAFFVKDIVSPNGAVSIVDGNKGASADVDGHTKVGGILVHRPEGDRHIDLSGEPGHNELCAAEQTYILKAIREDIDLSRHMEDAVRSLAICLAADESIRTGKTVMLEDNTQ from the coding sequence ATGATCCGGACATTGATCGCAGGGCTGGGCAATATGGGCTATGCCCATGCGCTGGCTCATCACAATCATCCAGACTCTGAAATCGTCGCATTGGTCAACCGTACCGGAGAAGTGCCTGAGGGGCCATTAAGCGGCTATCCGATGTTTGTCGATTTCTATGCTGGTTTGGAAGCGGTGAAGCCGGATCTGGTTGTCATCGCCACTTACACGGACACACATGTGGACTTTGCCTGTGCCGCCATGGAAGCTGGTGCGCATGTGTTTGTCGAAAAGCCCCTGTCCATGACCGTGGAGGGCGCAAAGCGGGTTGTCGAGACTGCCAAGCGCTCCGGCAAGAAGCTGGTTGTCGGTTATATTCTGCGCCATCATCCTTCTTGGGTACGGTTTGTTTCCGAAGCTCGGAATCTTGGCGGACCTTATGTCTTCCGGCTCAATCTCAATCAGCAATCAAGTGGCCATGAATGGGAAACCCACAAGGCGCTGATGCAGACCACGAGTCCGATCGTTGATTGTGGGGTGCATTATGTTGACGTGATGTGTCAGATCACCGATGCCAGACCGGTGCGGGTCAATGGTATCGGCTTGCGGCTTTCCGATGAAATCGGGCCAGACATGTATAACTATGGGCAGCTGCAAGTTTCTTTCGCTGATGGTTCAGTGGGTTGGTATGAAGCTGGATGGGGGCCGATGATGTCGGAAACGGCATTCTTCGTCAAAGATATCGTCTCGCCGAATGGGGCAGTTTCCATTGTGGATGGCAACAAGGGGGCGAGCGCTGATGTGGACGGTCACACCAAGGTCGGTGGCATTCTTGTGCATCGCCCCGAGGGAGACCGACATATCGATTTGAGCGGCGAGCCGGGACATAACGAGCTCTGCGCCGCCGAGCAGACTTATATTCTGAAGGCCATCCGCGAAGATATAGATCTCTCCCGTCACATGGAGGATGCTGTCCGGTCGCTGGCGATTTGCCTTGCCGCCGATGAAAGCATCCGAACTGGCAAGACTGTTATGCTTGAGGACAATACGCAATGA
- a CDS encoding sugar ABC transporter permease: MQASRFRWHIVIFLAPAVIVYTAVMIFPLFNTLRLALYTDVDQVRTFVGLDNFNMLFGDPRWSEQFWNALGNNFKFFFIHMLVQNPIGIALAAMLSHPRLRFAALYRSAIFIPTILSFVIVGFAWKLILSPIWGIAPSMLDAVGLKSLFAPWLGKEAYALVTLSLVSVWQFVGIPMMLIYAALLSIPKEILEAGEIDGITGINAFWKIKLPLILPSIGIISILTFVGNFNAFDLIYAAQGALAGPDFSTDILGTFLYRTFFGFQLQLGDPYMGSAVAGTMFAIILVGVCIYLFGIQTRMRRYQL, translated from the coding sequence ATGCAAGCTTCCCGCTTCCGATGGCATATCGTCATTTTTCTGGCACCGGCGGTTATCGTTTATACGGCGGTTATGATTTTCCCGCTGTTCAATACCTTGCGTTTGGCGCTCTATACTGACGTTGATCAGGTGCGCACTTTTGTCGGCTTGGACAATTTCAACATGTTGTTCGGAGATCCTCGCTGGTCTGAACAATTCTGGAACGCGCTTGGAAATAACTTCAAGTTTTTCTTCATTCACATGTTGGTGCAGAACCCGATCGGGATTGCGCTGGCTGCGATGCTGAGCCATCCGCGTCTGCGCTTTGCAGCGCTTTATCGCTCTGCAATTTTCATTCCTACGATTTTGTCGTTTGTGATTGTCGGTTTTGCCTGGAAGCTCATTCTGTCTCCGATCTGGGGGATTGCTCCTTCCATGCTGGATGCTGTCGGTCTCAAATCCTTGTTCGCGCCATGGTTAGGCAAGGAAGCCTATGCTCTGGTTACCCTGTCGCTTGTTTCCGTCTGGCAATTTGTCGGTATCCCGATGATGCTGATTTATGCAGCTTTGCTCTCCATTCCCAAAGAAATTCTGGAGGCTGGCGAGATTGATGGCATTACGGGCATCAATGCTTTCTGGAAGATCAAGTTGCCTCTGATCCTGCCATCGATCGGGATCATTTCCATTTTGACCTTTGTGGGCAACTTTAACGCCTTCGATCTTATCTATGCCGCGCAAGGGGCGCTGGCAGGGCCAGATTTTTCAACGGACATTCTGGGCACCTTCCTTTACCGCACTTTCTTCGGTTTTCAGTTGCAGCTTGGTGATCCCTATATGGGCTCGGCAGTGGCCGGAACCATGTTTGCGATCATTCTGGTCGGGGTCTGCATCTATCTGTTTGGCATCCAGACGCGCATGCGGCGCTATCAGCTTTAG
- a CDS encoding carbohydrate ABC transporter permease, protein MNKARSNPVSAAAMHGALIIYTLIALFPVFVILINSFKSRRAIFREPLSLPSSDTFSMIGYETVMKQGDFFLYFQNSMIVTVASLFFILLFGSMAAFALSEYRFKGNLIMGLYLALGIMIPIRIGTVAILEMMVATGLVNTLWSLILVYTAQGLPLAVFILSEFMRQVSDDLKDAGRVDGLSEYTIFARIVVPLVRPAMATVAVFNMIPIWNDLWFPLILAPAEETKTLTLGSQVFIGQFVTDWNAVLSALSMAILPVLILYVIFSRQLIRGITSGAVK, encoded by the coding sequence ATGAACAAGGCACGATCCAATCCTGTCAGCGCCGCTGCCATGCATGGTGCGCTCATAATCTACACACTGATCGCGCTATTTCCGGTGTTTGTCATTCTGATCAACAGCTTCAAGAGCAGGCGGGCGATTTTTCGCGAACCGCTGTCTCTACCTAGTAGCGATACTTTCTCGATGATCGGCTACGAAACAGTGATGAAGCAAGGGGACTTTTTCCTCTATTTCCAGAACTCGATGATCGTGACAGTGGCTTCGCTGTTCTTCATTTTGCTGTTCGGTTCCATGGCTGCTTTTGCCCTTAGCGAGTATCGCTTCAAAGGCAATCTGATCATGGGGCTTTATCTGGCGCTGGGCATCATGATCCCGATCCGCATTGGCACGGTGGCCATTCTGGAAATGATGGTCGCAACAGGGCTGGTCAATACGCTGTGGTCGTTGATCCTAGTCTATACGGCGCAAGGATTGCCGCTGGCGGTGTTTATTCTCAGTGAGTTCATGCGGCAGGTGTCTGATGACCTGAAGGATGCGGGCCGGGTGGACGGGCTCAGCGAATATACCATTTTCGCCCGCATCGTCGTGCCGCTGGTCCGCCCGGCCATGGCGACGGTTGCCGTGTTCAACATGATCCCGATCTGGAATGATCTGTGGTTCCCGTTGATCCTTGCTCCAGCTGAAGAAACGAAAACACTGACGCTGGGCAGTCAGGTCTTTATCGGCCAGTTTGTTACGGACTGGAATGCGGTTCTGTCCGCCTTGTCCATGGCAATTCTGCCGGTGCTCATTCTCTATGTCATTTTCTCGCGGCAATTGATCCGCGGTATCACGTCGGGGGCAGTCAAATGA
- the dcuC gene encoding C4-dicarboxylate transporter DcuC, whose product MIYVGILIVVATVVLLIKQYETRLVLITSGLLMCLLSGDILTGLQAFTDKMGSGRMIEPICSAMGFAFVLKLTGCDKQLINFLIKGLKPLRAIIIPATIVVVFLIAIALQSASGIAAAVGAILIPLLISMGVSRAIAASAVIAGTFGGLLNPSYYHFSFVSKLMNDGTTPADLVRHHAPYTFAALVTVCITMWVVAKFLKEDKDCFDEEKLEEANQDEAKIKPLHVIVPVIPLAILLIGSSTAVKATVPWIAEIRISHAMLIGSVIAFIVARVSPAKASEEFFNGMGRAYGSILGIIIGAGVFVAGMKLIGLVDAFNNLLMSVDGLAKVAISFGPFLMAVVTGSGEAAAMAFNEAVTPHAPDIGLMISTMGTMAPLGGALGRAMSPIAGATIICAGYAAISPVAIAKRTALPMVLGAIVALLVAFA is encoded by the coding sequence ATGATTTACGTGGGAATTTTGATTGTAGTAGCCACAGTGGTTTTACTCATCAAGCAATATGAAACGCGGCTGGTTCTGATCACATCAGGGCTATTAATGTGCCTGTTGTCAGGTGACATTCTGACTGGATTGCAGGCTTTTACCGACAAGATGGGCTCGGGCCGCATGATTGAGCCGATTTGCTCCGCCATGGGTTTTGCATTTGTGCTCAAGCTAACGGGATGTGATAAACAGCTGATCAATTTCTTGATCAAGGGGCTGAAGCCACTGCGCGCCATCATCATTCCGGCAACGATTGTGGTCGTATTCCTCATAGCGATCGCATTGCAAAGTGCTTCAGGCATTGCCGCAGCTGTTGGTGCCATTTTGATCCCTTTGCTGATCTCGATGGGTGTATCACGAGCCATTGCCGCCAGTGCCGTAATTGCAGGAACATTCGGTGGTCTGCTCAATCCGAGCTATTATCACTTCTCATTCGTCTCGAAGCTGATGAATGACGGCACGACCCCTGCGGATCTTGTCAGACATCACGCCCCCTACACCTTCGCTGCTTTGGTGACCGTTTGCATTACCATGTGGGTTGTGGCCAAGTTTCTCAAAGAAGACAAAGATTGCTTTGATGAGGAGAAGCTTGAAGAAGCTAACCAGGATGAAGCCAAGATCAAACCGTTGCATGTGATCGTCCCGGTCATCCCTCTGGCCATCCTTCTTATCGGCTCCAGCACGGCGGTAAAAGCTACAGTTCCCTGGATTGCCGAAATCAGAATTTCCCATGCGATGCTCATAGGGTCAGTAATTGCCTTCATCGTTGCCCGCGTCTCCCCGGCAAAAGCCTCCGAAGAGTTCTTCAACGGAATGGGACGTGCCTATGGCAGTATTCTGGGCATCATCATCGGCGCAGGCGTGTTCGTAGCAGGCATGAAACTGATCGGACTGGTCGACGCTTTCAACAATCTGCTCATGAGCGTTGATGGTCTTGCAAAAGTTGCCATTTCCTTTGGGCCATTCCTGATGGCAGTGGTTACCGGCAGTGGTGAAGCGGCTGCAATGGCATTCAACGAAGCTGTTACGCCTCACGCCCCTGACATTGGACTAATGATATCGACCATGGGCACCATGGCCCCGCTTGGTGGCGCGTTGGGGCGCGCGATGTCCCCGATCGCCGGAGCCACCATTATTTGCGCCGGTTACGCCGCGATTAGTCCGGTGGCCATCGCCAAAAGAACGGCGCTGCCCATGGTCCTCGGAGCAATTGTTGCTCTGCTCGTCGCATTTGCATAG
- a CDS encoding lyase family protein, with translation MDYIYLRNTTSEEMKYLLTDKFKIKIFRRIWLALAEAEQEVGLDITDAQLNQMRDNLEKIDLDLLEELRQKYGNVTIAAIEEFGRTVPLAEPIIHLGATTSDLIDNTTLILQREATLLLIGKMIKVIANLRDFVDKYKDMPILGYTRLQAAQPVTVGKRAAVWLQDAIFDVIAMQEKIDNMYFRGLKGATGTQASFYALLDEDPDKVEQLDKRFSEKLGFSKLMPITSQIYTRKVETQLLAAVAGIAETAQKMGNDIRILAMMKELEEPVPADQVGSSTMAYKRNPWIAEDLVGYAKYLITILPGMFQSTGQEMLEQTCDNLPMRTIGMENIFMAADTLCEKMLKMTSGIMVYDKMIKRNLEQELPFMATENIIMEATKKGADRQLVHHVLKEMSMQTVQRVRAEGLDNNILERIAACPDIPLSKDDIDEIVKPEKFTGMASRQVQAFIDTVVDPFLKEQTDLNATHSK, from the coding sequence ATGGATTACATTTACTTACGAAACACCACCAGTGAGGAGATGAAATATCTCCTCACGGACAAGTTCAAAATCAAGATCTTCAGACGCATCTGGCTGGCTTTGGCCGAAGCCGAACAAGAGGTCGGACTTGATATCACCGACGCGCAGCTCAATCAGATGCGCGACAATCTTGAAAAGATTGATCTTGATCTGCTCGAAGAGCTCCGCCAGAAATATGGCAATGTCACCATTGCCGCCATCGAGGAGTTTGGCAGGACAGTGCCATTGGCAGAGCCGATCATTCATCTGGGAGCAACGACCAGCGACCTGATCGATAACACGACCTTGATCCTGCAACGGGAAGCAACCCTGCTCCTCATCGGCAAGATGATAAAGGTCATCGCCAATCTGCGTGACTTTGTCGACAAATACAAAGACATGCCGATCCTTGGTTATACCCGCCTGCAAGCAGCTCAGCCCGTCACCGTCGGCAAGCGGGCCGCAGTCTGGCTGCAAGATGCCATCTTCGATGTCATCGCCATGCAGGAAAAGATCGACAACATGTATTTCCGCGGGCTCAAAGGGGCCACGGGAACACAGGCCTCATTCTACGCCTTGTTGGATGAAGACCCAGACAAGGTCGAACAACTGGACAAACGCTTTTCCGAAAAACTTGGCTTCTCGAAGCTAATGCCAATCACTTCGCAAATATATACACGCAAGGTGGAAACCCAGTTGCTCGCCGCAGTCGCCGGAATTGCAGAGACTGCCCAGAAGATGGGCAATGACATCCGTATCCTTGCAATGATGAAGGAACTGGAAGAGCCGGTTCCTGCCGATCAGGTGGGATCAAGCACTATGGCTTACAAGCGCAATCCATGGATCGCAGAAGATCTGGTCGGCTATGCCAAATATCTCATTACAATTCTCCCCGGAATGTTTCAGTCGACGGGTCAGGAGATGCTGGAGCAAACATGCGACAATCTCCCCATGCGCACCATCGGAATGGAAAATATCTTCATGGCGGCCGACACTCTGTGTGAGAAAATGCTGAAAATGACGTCTGGCATCATGGTCTATGACAAGATGATCAAGCGCAATCTCGAGCAGGAACTCCCCTTCATGGCGACCGAGAACATCATCATGGAAGCCACCAAGAAAGGCGCTGACAGGCAACTGGTGCATCACGTTCTCAAGGAAATGAGCATGCAGACCGTTCAAAGAGTTCGGGCTGAAGGCTTGGACAACAACATCCTCGAAAGGATTGCAGCTTGTCCGGACATTCCTCTCTCGAAGGACGACATCGACGAAATCGTCAAGCCAGAAAAATTCACCGGCATGGCTTCAAGGCAGGTTCAGGCATTTATCGACACTGTTGTTGACCCGTTCCTCAAAGAGCAAACGGACCTAAACGCTACTCACTCAAAATGA